In Streptomyces sp. ML-6, the genomic stretch CCACCCTGTACCGGGAACTACGCAAACACCGCGAGAGCGTCACCGCACAAGTCGGACAGGAAGGCTGATCGCCACCCAGCCCCCATCCCCGCTGGCCGGCGATATCCGTTGTTTCCGCGGCCGTTACTACCGGGACCCCTGGACATGGGGCGGCGGGGCAGCCCTGCACCGGCCCGCGCGCATGGTGTCAGGCCACCGCGCCGGCGACCCCGGTGCGGCCGTCGGGGACGCCGACGATCGTGACGACGACCTGCTCGCGCACGGCCTCGCCGAGCACGCCGGCCAGTGCGTCGGTGGTGGCGGCGACCAGGCGGGCGGGGGCGTCCGGGACCTCGGCCAGGTGGTACGCGGCCTCGCGCATGCTGAGGGTGACGAGGGGCGCGTCGATGTCGACCGGGGTGCCGCCGATGCCCCGGCGGTGCTGCGGGACGCCGATCAGGTCCACCCCGACGAGGCGGCGGAACCCCTCGCCGTAGACGGCGCCGACCACGTCGGCCAGGGCGGCGATCAGCTTCGGTTCCACCGTTCCGTCGAGGGTTTCTTCGCGGATGTGCACATTGAAGTGGGGCATGGAGCGACTCCGTTCGGGTCGGTGGGTACGCTGAGGAGCAGTTCGCTTTGCAGACAAAGTCAAATGTCTTTGATGGCAAAGGTAAATGGGGAAGGGTGTGCGATGTCAAGGTCCGGGGAGCGCGCCGCCGTGGAGGGCTGCGGGAACGGGAAGGACGCCGACGACGCCGTCAGGGCCCTGCTGCTGCTCATGCCCCGGATGGTGGGCCGGGTCAAGAAGATCCCCGTGCCCGAGGCGCTGCGGTCCTTCGCGCTGGCGCCGCGCCACCTCTCGCTGCTCTCCTACCTGCTCTTCGACGGGCCGATGACCGTGAACGAACTGGCGGCCCGGCTCCAGGTCGCGCCGACGACGGTGAGCCTGCTGGTCGGCGACCTGAACCGGAAGGGAATCCTGGAGCGGCGCGCGGACGAGGCGGACCGGCGCCGCCGCATCATCCGCATCGCACCCGACCAGGAGCCCGCGATCACCGCCTGGCTGGCCCCGGGAGCGGCCGCCTGGCGCAAGGCGCTGGCCCCCCTGACGCCGGATCAGCGGCAGCTGTTCGTCGACACGTTGCTCGCGTACGAGGCCGCGGTCGGCGGCGCGGAACAGGACTGAGCCGGACCGGGGGTGCCCGACGGACGCCGTACCCGAAATCGCGCCCCGGCGGGACACGCACCGCCCACTTGGACTTACGCGACAGGGTTGTTGGACTGGAGCGCCCCGAGTCGTAGCAGGTCGTTGACGGTGTTCGGTCACGGGGACTACGCAGAGCACATGTCGCCAAGATTCACTTCGGCGGGCGCCGTAGCCGCCGCATCAGCCGCCGTGCTGGCGCTGGTGGGGACCGCGCTCCCCGCCACCGCCGCAGCTCCCCCGTCCGCAACAGCCGGGCCGGCCGTGCCCGCGGGTGCCACCGTCATCGGCTCCGCGCAGCTCTCGGTGGCCGTCGCCGACGACTTCCCGCGCGTCCTGGCGTACACCGACAGGGCCGGCGGCAACCGGCTGTTCGGCAGTACGCGGCCGGTCACCGCCGTGACCCTCAACGGCACCGCGCACCCGGTGAAGCTCAAGGGCGCGCTCCGGGTCAGCGCCTCGGCCGCCCGCTACACGCTGGCCTTCCCCGACCTGCCCGGCGTAGAGATCGACGCCTCGCTCTCCGTCTCCGGACGCGCCACCACGTTCAAGGTGACCGCCGTGCGCGACACCGAGGCGTTCCGGGTGGGCACCATCGACATCCCCGGCCACGACCTGGTCTCCGTCGGCTCCACGGAACCCGGCGCCGCCACCGCCTTCACCCGGCTGGACAACGACTCCACGAGGACCGCCGACGTCTTCGGCAGGGTCACCGCGGACACCGCCGCCGACAAGGCGCCGGTCGGTGCCTCGTACGCGATCGTCAATACCGGTTCGCTCGCCGCGGCCGTCGAGTCCAACTCCTCGTACGACAAGCCGTCCGGCGCCACCGGCGGCGACGACGCCCGGTTCTGGCACCAGGCCCGCACCGCGGACGACGGCGGCGTCCGGGTCGGCGTCTGGTCCGGCCAGTGGACCTACCGCGGCGACGGCGCGCCGAAGCCGGAGAGCGGCGACGCCCTGCCCTGGGCGAAGGTCGTCGTCACCCCCGACGCCAACGGCGACAAGGCCGTGGACTGGCAGGACGGCGCCGTCGCGTTCCGCTCCATCGGGATCGAGGCGCCCGGCGGCAAGGACACCCCGGACCGGGTCGTCACCCACATCCCGTTCAACTTCGCCAGCCAGGCCACCCACCCCTTCCTGCGCACCCTCGACGACGTCAAACGGATCTCGCTCGCCACCGACGGCCTCGGACAGCTCGCCGTCCTCAAGGGCTACGCCTCCGAGGGCCACGACTCCGCCCACCCCGACTACGGCGGCAACTACAACGAACGCGCCGGCGGGCTGAAGGACCTCAACAAGCTCCTGAAGGACGGGAAGAAGTGGGGTGCCACCTTCGGCGTCCACGTCAACGCCACCGAGGCGTACCCGGAGGCCGACGCCTTCGACGAGAAGCTCGTCGACAAGACGAAGCCCGGCTGGAACTGGCTCGGCCAGAGCTACTACATCGACCAGCGCCGCGACATCAACAGCGGCGACCTGGCCGAGCGCTTCCAGCGGCTGCGCGACGAGACCGACCGCAATCTGAGCCTCCTCTACATCGACGTCTACTACACCCACGGCTGGATCGCCGACAAGACCCTTCAGGCCGTGGGGAAGCAGGGCTGGAACGTCGCCACCGAATGGGCCGACAAGTTCGAGCGCG encodes the following:
- a CDS encoding MarR family winged helix-turn-helix transcriptional regulator, translating into MSRSGERAAVEGCGNGKDADDAVRALLLLMPRMVGRVKKIPVPEALRSFALAPRHLSLLSYLLFDGPMTVNELAARLQVAPTTVSLLVGDLNRKGILERRADEADRRRRIIRIAPDQEPAITAWLAPGAAAWRKALAPLTPDQRQLFVDTLLAYEAAVGGAEQD